GGCCTCAGTTATCTCCTCCCCAtctcacccccaaccccagggCGGCGTTAAAGACCACGGACCTTCTAAATTAAACTGAATCCTGTCCTTGGTATTATCCTCCTTAcccagcctctcctctcccccagtccATCATCCAAACTGTTACCAGCAAGAATCTTTCTCAAGCTGACGGTCCATTACCCTGCTCTGCTTTCTTCTACATTTCTCTGTCATCTAGAGGGTGACAGCCAAACTCAGCATGGAATGGATATTACTTTACAACCTGACACCTAAACTTTCCTGCTTCAAATCTCCCTTCATTTTGCTTCTCATACGTTCATTTCCAGCTTACAGCTTCCTGAACACGCCATGTTTTCCAATGCCCCTGTGCCCTTGCACACAAGTTCCTCCTCCAACCTTCCTTTCCTGGTGAGTTCCACTGGCTCAGCTCAGATGTCACTTCTCCTCTGAAATCTATCCTGATAACGGTTCCTCCTTTCCAGACCTGGCACCTCTTTGTGCTTCATCTCTACGATTCTCCCCACCAGactgggagttcctggagaacaGGGATTGTGTCTTGCTCATCGTTGAACCCCCATGCTCAGCATAGGGCCTCAATGAGACCCAGGCCTGGGGGAATGCCCTTCTTTGGGATGTCAGAAGTCCACAAGCAAACAACTGGGACCAGAGTCCAGAGTTAGGAGGAAATAATTTCACATTCTGTGGCTAGCCCATATTCTAACATGTTCCCATCTTCCACAACACTCCACTTGACCCATATAGAAGACCCATGGAAGCAAGGGTAGGACAGAGTAAAAGacattgtctttttctcttagtTCCACCAATGCATATCTTCTCTGACAATAAAAAGACATGGGGAATAGACACTTTAGCATGATCCTTATCTCTATCCAGCAAATACCAAGTACTAACTCCGAGACCCCTGAGATACATTAACGTTACAAACAGAAAGTCCTCTCTGCCATCGCCAATGAGGTGGTTGCTTTAATAAAGCCATATCTGGAACTATTTTTTTGTGCCTGCTTAATGGTTACATAGTATCCTTGCCCATTCCCACCTCCATGCCTAATGTTTCAGGCTGACTCATTTTATGTAAGATGCCCACTTGCATTAGCAGAGGGGAGAATGGACATTGTGTGGCTGTAAGAACATGCTAACAGTGTAATGATTTTAAGAACACTCATTGAAAACTAGACTTTAGAACATTCACTGAAAATTGGCTGGGCTTGAATTTTCTGGGGGTCTTCAATCTATCTGGAGTTGCATACCTGGAAATGGATGAGGTATATTTCACTAGAAGAAATTGAGGTCTGGAATTATTTTGGAGGAGGTTTTAAGTTCAATTGCTTGTTCACTCATCACACATTTGTTGTTTTATAAACATCTCCTagtaccaggcactgtactagtAGTCTGGGGTCCACAGATGAGTGGGATATGGCTCTAGCCAAGAGACACAGAGTTTCAAAATAATACTTTGATAAGTCTATCATATAAGTTTTGATAAAATGTTATGAATGCTCAGTGGAAATATTCGTTCCACCTGAAGATAGAGTTAGCAAGGAATGCTTCATAGAGAAGGTGCTGTGTGCCAAGCCATGAAGAATGAGTAGGATTCATCAGCTGAACCAGAAGGAAAGGTATTCTGGGTAGATGGATGAGCACAAGCAGAAGCATGGAAGGGTGAAAAGGCATATGGGATTCAGATTCACACAAAGGTAAGTTTCTCATAGTGAGTGTATAGCCCTTAAGTTTAGGAATTACTAAGCATTTTTGAGTCATGGGACTccatgaaaaccaaataaaagctAATGATTTCTTCCCCCAAGGGAGCATGTGTATGCACGTACACATATATACGATTTTGTAGGCATTTTCATTGAGTTCATGAACCCTCTGCCCCAATGGACACAAAGCGTTAAGAATCTctgatggaggggcgcctgggtggcgcagtcggttaagcgtccgacttcagccaggtcacgatctcacggtccgtgagttcgagccccgcgtcgggctctgggctgatggctcagagcctggagcctgtttccgattctgtgtctccctctctctctgcccctcccccgttcatgctctgtctctctctgtcccaaaaataaataaacgtggaaaaaaaaaatttaaaaaaagaatctctgatggaaatatacatatataaaacagatAAGAAGTGAATTAATGGTTTTAGGTGCCACTAGCTTCATCTTCTCCATTAATAATAACTCACTGAGtgccaaaataaaattaacttttgtgtGTCTACAAGTAATTAGCtgatttttctgtctccaaaGGTTATTGGTTAATTTCCTCAACcacaatgttgttttttttttttttttaccccttttgTTAGAATGGTTAGAATTTCagggatatatatgtgtgtatatatatatatatacacatatatatatatatacacacatatatacatacacacacacacacatatatatatatgtacacacatttaGAATGTTAGTTGAAACAAACAAGTGTGGGGAGAGGCCTGAATTTcaggctgcctttttttttttttttttaaacacttggaATCTAAATAAAGCTGGGGAGTGGTGTGGGTTTTCTGTGCTGCTCTGTTGTCTGGGCTTAGTCTACCTTTGCAGGTAATTAATTCCCCAGCCTGCTTATTTTTTCTAGTTGGCTCTTGTTTAGCTTCCATAGAGCCCCACCCCAAAGTGCTTTATTGTCCCTCTGCTGACTATTCCTACATATGGTCAAAATCAACTCACCTTCCGGGTTGCTGACATCGGCAAATTCACTCTTTGGCAAACTCGGCTCTGCTCCCAGTAACCCTTTGTTAAAGAAGTGTTATTACAACTGAGTGGATCTGATAGCTTACAAGTCTGTCCAATCTCTTCCACTCCTAGATACACTCCTAAGGAGAAACTCTTTGTCTTTGGATTTACAGCCACAGGCAGGATATTAGCACTCTCAGACCTGTTGGGTACTGGAGCACTGCTAATGAGCAAACAGCCCTGCCTCAATTAGTGGTTTGTGAAATATTCCTGGATATCAAATTGCTTTTGCTGCTTGATAGTCATACTGGCTCTTGGGATGAAGAGCAACCAAGCAAAAATTGTTCCCTTGTTGCATACTGCCTTGTTGATCTCCTAAGTTATACCTGTAGACAGAATTTAAGCTTGCCATTTCCCCAGAGCTAAGGTTTGATTTACACATGTCATCATTGTGTTGGTGTTCATGTTTTCTTGTATGAATCTTTTCCATGTTGTATAGATTACCATCTTTTAAGGCTGATTCTGTAGTAATAACTTAAACAAGGCTGgttattttagaaacaaattaagaaataaactgCAGAAGAATCCCAAACGGCAAATGGCTATAGTGGTAATTTGTCTAAGTATAGGTGTTTacttcagagagacagagagagtaggggagtggggaggaggagagagggagagggagggggggaataTTAATGAAACTGGGAGAATGTTTCATCCAGATTGCAAATTCTGTGTTGACTCTTCCTAAATTCTTTGCTTCTTAATTACCCAGTAACTTTAGCTGGCAGTAATGTTAACCCCAGCAACTGAAAAGAAAAGCTTCAGTGTAGAGCTTGGGAAGAAAAAAGTAGTAAAGGGAAAGGAATTCAAGATCTGTTATTGGTATTTGAATACGTTTATTGTGACAAgaatgctgttataaatattcataagcAAAGACCATCTTTTTTATCTAGGGATTGTTAAAGATTCCAAATTGGAAGGATACATCTTTTGTAAAAATCTGCCACTGTTCCTCATTTGAGAATTCGCAGCTACTCTGAAATTTCTGCTAACATCATAAATGGTCACAGCACATGCCACTTGGTATGAACCAGACTTTTAAGTTCTTTGACTTCCCAGTGGGCTGTCTGTTCCCCTCCACCACAACCTCCCTTTCCTCAGCCTTCTGAAGGGCCACACTATCCTTTGTAAGCAACTCTATATAGATtgttgggggagggaagagtaTAAGTTGATGAGAGCTTCAGCTACAGTTATTCTCAAGTCCAGCAGAGAACAGTTTTCACTGCCTGATAGTAAGAAGCACTGAGAGTGATTTTAGTTGACACTCTTTGAACTCTTTTGACTCCGTCTAGATGGGTAATCCATAGGTAATGCAGAaaagaggttgtgggaggggtactttttcaatattttattgtattttcttaaatatcctttctggaattttcaggaacaaaacataaaaaaattatatactttattacAAATGGTAAACTCAGAGTGCTCCAAATCTCTTATTTACAAACAACACTGGGCAGGacacccaaacaaacaaacatgaaataactTACAAAGGCATGAAGCTGTTTATTGACAGTAATCAGctttcatcaaattaaaaaatatatatatgtacatacacagtTAAGGAAGGCAGGCCAGAAAGAGTTCATCTGCAGGCTCAGCCTCGCGCTCACAaactccctcccgcctcccctcccccaccccctccccccctacTTTGTGTTCTTAAGGAGTACTACAGAAGCAATCTACAGTCTCTATTGCAGTTTGtaacccctccccctcccccctttaatACTGAATGAGATCGAATGTTAGGTCCATGCAGTTCTTGGTCAATGTTAAAGAAAAGTCTAACGTTCTGTTCGCGCGGGGACAGCCCATCCGCAAAGCGGGGCAGCCCGCAGGCAGCCGCTCCCTGGCCCCACGCCAAGGGAGGGCGCGCCAAGTCCTTCCCACTCGTGCACACTGGGGGCGCCGTCAGGACGCCGCCCAGTCCAACTTGGATACCCTTGGCTTTAGTCCTTggacactttttctctctctctttctctctcaacttgTCAAGTTCTCAAGTCTGTCTCtctgggtgaattttttttttctctgttgcccCTCAGCCCCCAACAGCCTCTCCTCAAAACGTTTGCAACTGCTGCGTTAGCATGAGTTGGCACCCACTGTTAACGTGGTTCATGACTTTCTGTTTAAGCTGTGCCACCTGTTCCCTGAGCATATTGGCCGTGGACGCCAGCTCCGAGTTCTGCGCTTTCAAGGTTTTCACTTTTTCCTCCAGCCGGGCGATCCTCTCCAGCTTCCTTTTCCGGCACTTGGAGGCAGCGATGCGGTTCCTCATGCGCTTCCTCTCCGCCTTGATCCTCTCCTGCGACTCCATGTCGATGGGGGACAGGGGCGGCGTTTCCCCGGGCATCTCGGGCACCGTCTGCGGCTCCTCCTTCAGGGCCTGCAGCCGCGGGTGCTGCACGGGGATCTGCTGGGGCAGGTGGTGCGGCGGCTGcgggggctgctgctgctgctggggctgcGCGGGAAAGGCCAGGCCGGCCGCGCCGTAGGAGGGCGCCCCACCGCCGCTGCTCAGAGCGCCCGGGTTGAAGTTGCTGAGGTTGGCGTAGACCGGCGGCTCGCTGTGCAGGCTGGCGCTGAAGCcaccgctgccgctgccgcccgTCGCCGAAGCCACCGCCGGAGCCACCATGCCCGCCCCGCTGACCGGCTGCGCCGCCGACGTGACGCTGGGCAGCGTGTTCTGGCTGTGCAGTTCGGCCAGGGCGCGCACGAAACCCTCGGCGAAGCCCTCCTGCTCGTCTGTCACGTTCTTGGGGCACAGGAACTGCGTGGGGGTCGGCGTGGTGGTGATGTGCCCGTTGCTGGACTGGATTATCAGGCGCTCCAGCTCGGGCGAGGCCAGCTTGAGCAGCCCCACGTCGGGCGAGGTGAGGAGGTCCGAGTTCTTGGCCCGGAGGTGCGGCTTCAGGCTGCCCACCGGGTCGGCCAGGTTCAGGGTCATGCTCTGTTTCAGGATCTTGGGGTTACTGTAGCCGTAGGCACCGCTCTCGGACTGGAGGAACGAGGCGTTGAGGGCATCGTCGTAGAAGGTCGTTTCCATCTTTGCAGTCATAGAACAGTCCGTCACTTCACGTGGGGTTAGTTTGGGCTGCGCGCAGAAGTTTCGGGGCCGCAACAGCGCGCTGGCGAGCGGAGGACACCCCTCCCGGGGCCCTGGGCAGGGAAAGTTTCTCGAGGGGCGCGCGCACCCGCCGGCTGTCCTCCCCCCTGCGCCCTGCTCACCGGCTCGCTCCCAGGCGCTCAGGGTTCAGATGCCGCCAGCACTCTTAACTTGTCAGCTCGCGCGCGCTGCTCGGCTTTGAAAAGTCGCGGTCGCTCACGGAGCGCTCTTGGCGCAGCCGTCCCTGGGAGCCCGCAGACGAACACGCTTCCCGGCGACAGCGGCCCTGCCGGCGGCGGCAGTCAGCGTCGATCCCGCGGTGGCCGGCCGGCAGCGGGTGTCCGCCGCCCGGACTCCGACGACTGTCCCCTCCTCCGCTgcgagggggagggggcgccgggcAGCCGCGGCTCGCGCTCGCCCAAGTTCAGCAACCGGTGCGAGTGAAACTGAGCGCACGTCCCTCCTTGGTCTCCTCTCTCCGCCGCCTTCCTGTCTTCGCCGCCGCGGCAGCTTCGGGCGCAGGAAAGCTTTGCAAAAGTTCGCTCCGGGACTCGGGCCACTTGTCCCCTGTCCCCCTGGTCAGGAAAGTTCTTTGCCGCTGCAGCGGCTCTCTGGACTTCCCCGGACAGACTGTCGCCGCTCTCTGCGCTGTCACCAGCTCCGGGGAAGCGGGGCTCTCCTCCTGGGGGCGGCTGGAGAAGGGGCTCTCCGGACGCTCCCCAAAACACCAGCCCGGGAGCCACAGGCGCTAGCTCTGGGCAGTtggtgagaaaatggaaaagaaaataagatttgcAGCTCGGACTCTGCTGCCgtcttgcctgcctgcctgtatCTGTCCGTCTCCCTGAGTCCGCGCACCTCCACTCCCGCCTCGCTGCTTCAGCCACACTCAGTGCAACTCTGAGCCCTTATCCAGCCCGAGCTCAACACTTATCTGCTACCAGTCAACCCCTAAAAATAGCCCATGATGTCACCCCAAGGCCTTCCCATTGGCTCGCGTCGCTCTCAAGGGGGCGGGCCCGCCCGTCGCCATGGAGACCCCACCCTAGAAGATTCTTCTCTGGACCCGCGGAGGCTCACGGGATGAGGTAATGCTCCGCTGCCCTCCTACAGTTGggcccttctttctcctcctctccccctccccctccagcgcGACTCGCGCCCggctcttccctctcccctccccggcGCGTCTTTCCCGGCCCGCCCGGTGCATTGTGGGCTGACGTCTTGGGGTTTGACTGTCTAGTGACGGTGGCTGCCGCGAGCCGGGCGGACGCGGGCTCTCGCCGCCTCTGACCGAAGCGGGCTCAAGTTCAGGGCTCGGGCGGGAAGGCAGGAGATAGATGCAGGCACCCGGAAGGCTCGGGAACTCGGCCAGGTGTCTGCGGCCAAGGGCgcggggtggagggaggtgtTTCCCCACTTGGGGGGCTCGTTGTCCCCCCACGGGCACTTCGCCTCGGTGCAGGGCTGGAGGCCgagcgccaggctctgtgcccccCCGCACTTCCGGGGGGCGGGAGCACCGCCCTTAAGGTGGCTCTGTTAAGTCCCCTGTGGGGGCGAGCGAAAGTGGGCTTAAGTTGAGGGGCGGTCTCGAGACAGTGGGCCCCCCACGTTGAGGACGCTCCGAAGTTTGTCTCCCGGTCAAGTTCACGAGCGACGGACAGCGCTGCTGTCTGGCTGCGCCTAGAAACCAAGTGATTTGTATTGCTCCAAACTGGGCGCTCAGCTAAGTCCGCGTTGCACCCCCTAATGCCCTCTCCAAACCATGGGAAAAGGGGTGCGAGGGTTCACAGTTTTGCTTCGATGgcgaagtttttttttttataggggTTGGAATTGGGGGGCAATTCAGCTTCCAGTTGTGAACGAGCGTAAAGGGAATCTGAAACTTGGGGAACCCCGGGGATCGTCCACTACCCGCCCCCGCACAACATGCCAGCACACTTTAGACACActttacacacacgcacacacacacacacacacacacacacacacacacacacacacacacacacacaccccctccgGTCCTGATTTGCTTACAGGAAAACGAGAACGTGAGGCACTCAGCAAAAGTCACGCAACGAGTGAGCGAGTCAGGGATAGGACCAGGATTTAAAATCTCGCCGCTCCCGGCCGGGTGGTGGGCCCATATCCTGGGTAGCCTCTAGGAAGCGCTAGACACATGTAAGTGGTTCCTTTTCCGCGGTTGTTATTCTATTCTCCCCCTACCCCGCACCCCTTCGGGACAAAAGTGTATGGCGGAAAGAATACTGAACTCGGGAATCGTGGGTTCTCTCGTGGCCAGAGCTGCCAGGGTGTGACGTGAACAAATCGCCGAAGTTCTCTGGGATCCTTCAGATCTGCAAGTGGGGCCGGTGAGACCCACCTCACAGGGCTGAGATAGTGCAGCATCATCGCCTCCAGGCCGGGAGGCGGTCGCCTAacagcccccttccctgccccccctcaGGGTTTCCCAGAGCCTCGATGGAATGCCAGGATAGGAGTGTGAGTTGGCAGGAGCAGGTGTACTCCTGTGAGGAGCAGTGAGGGGAGGAAGCCGGGACGAAAGGAGCAGAATTCAGCACTTTCCCGTGCCTCCTGTTGAGGACTGGGGCAAGAAGTTGGAACTGCAGCAATTTACATACTTAGCTTCTAATTCTGGCTTTTCAGCTTCTGAACTTAGGGGAATTCAGCCTTGGGTTTATAGCCCAGA
This Lynx canadensis isolate LIC74 chromosome C1, mLynCan4.pri.v2, whole genome shotgun sequence DNA region includes the following protein-coding sequences:
- the JUN gene encoding transcription factor AP-1, with the translated sequence MTAKMETTFYDDALNASFLQSESGAYGYSNPKILKQSMTLNLADPVGSLKPHLRAKNSDLLTSPDVGLLKLASPELERLIIQSSNGHITTTPTPTQFLCPKNVTDEQEGFAEGFVRALAELHSQNTLPSVTSAAQPVSGAGMVAPAVASATGGSGSGGFSASLHSEPPVYANLSNFNPGALSSGGGAPSYGAAGLAFPAQPQQQQQPPQPPHHLPQQIPVQHPRLQALKEEPQTVPEMPGETPPLSPIDMESQERIKAERKRMRNRIAASKCRKRKLERIARLEEKVKTLKAQNSELASTANMLREQVAQLKQKVMNHVNSGCQLMLTQQLQTF